Proteins from a single region of Agrobacterium vaccinii:
- a CDS encoding DUF1348 family protein, whose product MSRPPLPPFTLGSAVEKVRLAEDGWNTRDAARVAQAYTLDTRWRNRVEFCTTRDEAQAFLTRKWNKEHDYRLIKELWAFAGNRIAVRYAYEYHDDSGRWFRAYGNENWEFAEDGLMAHRHASINEMPISESERLFQWPLGRRPDDHPGLSDLGL is encoded by the coding sequence ATGTCACGCCCTCCACTCCCGCCCTTCACCCTGGGAAGTGCAGTAGAAAAGGTTCGCCTGGCCGAAGACGGCTGGAACACACGCGATGCTGCCAGGGTCGCTCAGGCCTATACGCTCGACACGCGTTGGCGTAATCGCGTCGAGTTCTGCACCACTCGCGACGAGGCCCAGGCATTTCTGACACGCAAGTGGAACAAGGAGCACGACTACCGCCTCATCAAGGAGCTTTGGGCTTTTGCCGGTAACCGCATTGCAGTGCGGTACGCTTATGAATATCATGACGATAGCGGTCGCTGGTTCCGCGCTTACGGCAATGAGAACTGGGAATTTGCCGAGGACGGGCTGATGGCGCATAGACATGCCAGCATCAATGAAATGCCGATCTCCGAAAGCGAGCGCCTGTTCCAATGGCCGCTCGGCCGTCGGCCGGATGACCACCCTGGCCTCAGCGATTTGGGTCTCTAG
- a CDS encoding TetR/AcrR family transcriptional regulator: MARMVAERSDTIAPLAEVFREHGYEGASLALIGKATGLGKGSLYNFFPGGKEEMVRAVLTEIEQWFETAIYAPLRNGSDANAAINAMLDAITDYFKSGRRVCLVGALAVSNTRDRFSQAVRGYFASWVDALQAALVRQGQHDERARILSEDAVLSIQGAIVLSRALDNPAVFQRAMDQLRRRLLVIEI, from the coding sequence ATGGCCCGCATGGTTGCCGAAAGATCTGACACCATAGCTCCCCTCGCCGAAGTGTTCCGTGAACACGGCTATGAAGGGGCAAGCCTTGCTTTGATTGGCAAGGCTACTGGCCTCGGCAAGGGCAGCCTCTACAACTTTTTTCCTGGTGGGAAAGAAGAGATGGTGCGGGCTGTCCTCACAGAAATCGAACAGTGGTTCGAAACTGCGATATATGCCCCCTTGCGGAACGGGAGCGATGCCAATGCTGCTATCAATGCGATGCTTGATGCCATCACGGATTACTTCAAATCTGGCAGGCGTGTATGCCTGGTTGGCGCCTTGGCCGTCTCCAATACACGAGACCGCTTCTCCCAGGCCGTTCGGGGTTATTTCGCAAGCTGGGTAGACGCGTTGCAAGCAGCGCTCGTTCGGCAGGGCCAGCACGATGAACGAGCGCGTATCCTCTCGGAAGATGCCGTGCTTTCCATACAGGGCGCAATAGTGTTGTCGCGCGCGCTGGACAACCCGGCCGTGTTTCAACGCGCCATGGACCAGCTCCGGAGGCGACTACTGGTTATTGAAATATGA
- a CDS encoding TetR/AcrR family transcriptional regulator, whose amino-acid sequence MEKPKVAVDNRTAGRLSKPERRQQLLETARLIVRKEGADRLTLGHLAVRAGVSKPVTYEHFETRTGLLIELYRWIDTERITAFRTLMAEQNRSAEETVSALAKTYLACGTDQGDEFHAVGAALAGSEEKAGVYQELVDAVIEMFVEVLRPHSSLRPESLALASAALVAAGDALTTAVTRGNCSAAEAEEVFSVLIGAVAPGEVRELMPGANNS is encoded by the coding sequence GTGGAAAAACCAAAAGTCGCTGTCGACAACAGGACCGCGGGCCGTCTTTCAAAGCCCGAGCGGCGTCAGCAACTCCTGGAGACGGCGCGCTTAATCGTTCGGAAGGAAGGTGCTGATCGGCTGACGTTAGGCCATCTGGCAGTGCGTGCGGGCGTCTCCAAGCCTGTGACTTACGAGCATTTCGAGACCAGAACAGGTCTGTTGATTGAACTCTATCGTTGGATAGACACCGAACGCATCACCGCGTTTCGCACGCTTATGGCTGAGCAAAATCGATCTGCGGAAGAGACTGTTTCGGCTTTGGCTAAAACCTATCTGGCTTGCGGAACCGATCAGGGTGACGAATTTCATGCTGTCGGCGCGGCGCTTGCAGGAAGCGAAGAGAAAGCAGGCGTTTACCAGGAGTTAGTCGACGCTGTGATCGAAATGTTCGTGGAAGTTCTACGGCCTCACTCAAGCTTACGGCCGGAATCGTTGGCGTTGGCTTCCGCAGCTTTGGTTGCAGCAGGAGACGCGTTAACAACCGCAGTTACGCGCGGGAATTGCTCTGCTGCTGAGGCAGAGGAGGTGTTTTCGGTTCTCATTGGAGCTGTGGCCCCAGGTGAAGTTCGAGAATTGATGCCGGGCGCCAACAACTCTTAG
- a CDS encoding NAD(P)-dependent oxidoreductase, whose amino-acid sequence MLQASESLHDPILIIGGAGEVGRWATRFLRDQHPDVPILIGGRDEQRAIRAAAAVDGASAVVVDLTASDLGLGERRVSAVATLFTDETGAALRWAQQKGAGYINISPSISELGLETATFMQNPAAAPVVLGTEWLVGATSVPSLLFAREFGRLENFHIEAVLDEQDAFGPAANADLERQMYAGAAALIRTAGAWRWCHGDETKSKVRAIDGTELNANLFSPNDVLLLANATDAPDIRFDLAIGMSSARRNGGPVSTEIIINLSGLDHAGQPLRKRHAIVHPGGQMPLTGLGVALVLERLAGLEGDAPRPGLYFPAQLIDHSTYLERLRASGGEVMELEPIQHAPQGSHQA is encoded by the coding sequence ATGTTACAAGCTTCTGAAAGTCTGCACGACCCAATCCTGATTATCGGCGGCGCTGGTGAGGTCGGGCGCTGGGCTACACGCTTCTTGCGTGACCAACATCCTGATGTACCAATCCTCATTGGCGGTCGCGACGAACAACGGGCGATACGAGCAGCAGCAGCTGTCGACGGCGCGTCTGCGGTGGTCGTGGACCTCACTGCGTCCGACCTGGGGTTAGGCGAGCGGCGCGTCTCGGCAGTCGCAACGCTGTTCACCGATGAGACTGGGGCAGCTCTCCGCTGGGCCCAGCAAAAAGGTGCCGGGTATATCAACATCTCGCCAAGCATCAGCGAACTCGGTTTGGAAACTGCGACATTCATGCAAAACCCTGCCGCCGCGCCCGTCGTTTTGGGTACAGAGTGGCTGGTTGGTGCGACAAGCGTACCGTCGCTCCTGTTCGCCCGAGAATTTGGTCGTCTGGAAAACTTTCACATCGAGGCGGTGCTCGATGAGCAAGATGCGTTTGGACCTGCGGCAAATGCAGACCTTGAGCGCCAGATGTATGCGGGTGCTGCTGCTCTTATAAGAACGGCTGGCGCGTGGCGGTGGTGCCATGGCGACGAAACCAAGTCAAAGGTCCGCGCAATCGACGGTACCGAGTTGAACGCGAACCTGTTTTCGCCGAACGACGTCCTGTTGTTGGCAAACGCAACCGACGCACCTGATATTCGGTTCGACTTGGCCATCGGAATGAGCTCCGCCCGCCGGAATGGCGGACCGGTATCGACGGAAATTATCATCAACCTTTCGGGCCTGGATCACGCCGGGCAGCCGCTTCGGAAACGTCACGCGATCGTTCACCCCGGTGGGCAGATGCCGCTCACGGGTTTGGGTGTCGCGCTCGTTCTTGAACGCCTGGCTGGTCTCGAAGGCGATGCGCCTCGACCGGGTCTCTACTTCCCGGCCCAGCTCATCGATCACTCCACATACCTTGAAAGGCTTCGCGCTTCAGGTGGTGAAGTCATGGAATTGGAGCCGATCCAACACGCGCCGCAAGGCTCGCATCAAGCATAA
- a CDS encoding alpha/beta fold hydrolase: MQVVAENGYRAIALDMRGFGDSYSPDDPALYSGAFIVGDLIGILDALQVPTATIVSHDWGADHGQRAMVMRPDRFNGIITLGIPFLPRGELSTWDMLRSRGLGDLYYAFDMMKAETDDRIRDASKTIPSALYWLSGEPVEGTGWDPIDAKRNMFRPAPDVLPSWADPAYVKHNIETFQRTGFRGGLNQYRGVQATFEHLAAYKDVLIKQPSLYIWGDADGLCRLFHPVPPTVEEMRETAPGLVDVVRLEGVGHWPHHEARERVNAEIIKFLNGLNATVSATA, encoded by the coding sequence ATGCAAGTTGTTGCAGAAAACGGGTACCGCGCGATCGCGCTGGACATGAGGGGTTTTGGCGACAGTTATTCCCCGGACGATCCAGCATTGTATAGCGGAGCCTTCATTGTTGGCGACCTGATTGGCATCCTTGATGCATTGCAGGTGCCTACCGCAACGATCGTATCGCATGATTGGGGCGCGGACCACGGCCAACGCGCAATGGTCATGCGACCAGATCGTTTCAACGGGATCATAACGCTCGGCATCCCGTTCCTGCCACGGGGCGAGTTGAGTACATGGGACATGCTACGCAGTCGCGGTCTCGGCGATCTCTATTACGCTTTCGACATGATGAAGGCGGAGACGGATGACCGGATCCGCGATGCCAGCAAGACTATCCCGAGTGCACTTTATTGGCTCTCGGGCGAGCCCGTCGAAGGAACCGGCTGGGACCCCATCGATGCAAAGCGGAATATGTTCCGACCTGCACCTGACGTGCTGCCGAGCTGGGCCGATCCAGCCTATGTGAAACACAACATCGAAACGTTCCAGCGAACGGGGTTCCGAGGGGGGCTGAACCAGTACCGTGGCGTGCAGGCGACGTTTGAGCATCTCGCTGCCTACAAGGATGTGCTGATCAAGCAGCCATCGCTTTATATTTGGGGCGATGCAGACGGGTTGTGCCGACTGTTCCACCCGGTCCCACCGACAGTGGAAGAAATGCGCGAGACAGCGCCTGGCCTCGTCGATGTCGTGCGCCTGGAAGGTGTCGGTCACTGGCCTCATCATGAGGCCCGCGAACGCGTGAATGCCGAAATCATCAAATTCCTGAACGGCCTGAATGCCACCGTTTCAGCAACTGCCTAA
- a CDS encoding ankyrin repeat domain-containing protein — protein MTLSHALRTGDLASVKGAIDAGADVNARGSDGLTPLMIASALGQAQAVALLLTAGADVLAAEPRMGATAIHKAAQSGSADVIGMLLDHGAFIDQQSPVLGNTALMDAVLHKHESVVRVLLSRRARTTIRNYWQQTALDIAKYDDLQAISALIEERDEADEKHIAGMLTVSSVKAGNIEEVKRLIADGADFEVRVPITGTFDDDYTPLGLAVREGHAEIVRVLLDAGADPRRTIGLMRGSPLHDAAYFGKADHIDILTSSTKQGDTQVELDAQGPYNGLTALHDAVWHGYVDAVASLVRAGARRDLKTHSGLTPLSLATFYGYDRIVEILSNDSQQAA, from the coding sequence ATGACACTTTCTCACGCACTTCGTACAGGCGATCTTGCTTCGGTCAAAGGCGCTATTGACGCCGGGGCCGACGTCAATGCTCGAGGCTCCGATGGTCTTACGCCATTGATGATCGCGTCTGCGCTTGGGCAGGCACAAGCTGTTGCTTTGCTCCTGACCGCCGGGGCGGACGTGCTGGCGGCGGAACCTCGAATGGGGGCAACGGCAATCCACAAGGCAGCACAGTCCGGCAGCGCCGATGTGATCGGGATGCTCTTGGACCACGGAGCCTTCATCGATCAGCAATCGCCCGTTCTTGGTAACACAGCCTTGATGGATGCCGTGCTTCACAAGCACGAATCTGTCGTGCGGGTTTTGCTGTCGCGGCGCGCTCGGACCACGATACGGAATTACTGGCAACAGACCGCGCTCGACATCGCCAAGTATGACGACCTGCAGGCAATCTCAGCGTTGATTGAGGAACGAGATGAGGCAGATGAAAAGCACATCGCGGGCATGTTAACCGTCTCATCAGTCAAGGCCGGCAATATTGAGGAGGTGAAGCGGCTGATCGCAGATGGTGCGGATTTTGAGGTTCGGGTGCCAATAACCGGGACGTTCGATGACGACTACACGCCTCTCGGTCTCGCAGTTCGCGAAGGCCATGCCGAAATAGTGCGCGTATTGCTGGATGCTGGGGCAGATCCCCGCCGTACGATCGGTCTCATGCGTGGTTCGCCACTTCACGATGCTGCCTATTTCGGAAAGGCGGATCACATCGATATCTTGACGTCATCAACAAAGCAGGGGGACACACAGGTTGAGCTCGATGCACAGGGTCCTTACAATGGCCTGACCGCGTTGCACGATGCTGTGTGGCATGGATATGTGGATGCTGTTGCGTCGCTGGTCCGCGCCGGTGCTCGCCGTGATTTGAAAACCCACTCGGGTCTGACACCACTGAGCCTCGCGACTTTCTACGGCTATGACCGGATCGTTGAAATCCTGAGCAACGACAGTCAGCAGGCTGCCTGA
- a CDS encoding GGDEF domain-containing protein: protein MPDFFTLFVVVLLLNLSHCVLWSMIAYRYTDLLAARYWLFGSAAGAVGGIILSSQGDSGLIIQTVAGNSFIIVGFYLNWCGLRQFHGDAVGWKTIALLLSGSVMLMLLTFEVWHGRNPIYTLTQAVPLVLMAVYLLRFVRQDLGAAVSCMAMTMGAISHFVVAAGNILIVTGMEPELDLYQVASVDLLVFLFVSVIWNFGLLVSAVERERVELDRLANEDELTGIANRRQFVKHLQKACDGASGGERFSVLLFDLDRFKHINDKYGHAAGDAALKHVAGVITKQLRRGDVIARIGGDEFGLVLIGASAASAATIASQIINAIRAKPLYWQALQLPLTVSIGIVSPYGPGIDPEVLLDNADRALYETKRRGRNGYSIFETDPVRVSNVIRLTDFPSSGSPRP, encoded by the coding sequence ATGCCAGATTTCTTCACTCTGTTTGTCGTCGTCCTGCTTCTCAATCTGTCACACTGCGTCCTTTGGAGCATGATCGCTTATCGCTATACCGACCTCCTTGCTGCCAGATATTGGCTTTTCGGCAGTGCAGCAGGCGCGGTTGGCGGCATCATTCTCTCCTCGCAAGGAGATAGTGGTTTGATCATTCAAACCGTTGCGGGAAACAGTTTCATAATCGTCGGGTTTTACCTGAACTGGTGTGGTTTACGCCAGTTCCACGGAGACGCCGTCGGATGGAAAACGATTGCGCTGCTACTGAGTGGGAGTGTCATGCTTATGCTGTTAACATTCGAAGTGTGGCATGGGCGGAATCCAATCTACACTCTGACGCAAGCTGTGCCGCTCGTGCTGATGGCGGTCTACTTGTTGCGGTTTGTCCGTCAAGATCTCGGTGCGGCCGTCTCATGCATGGCGATGACAATGGGGGCGATATCCCATTTTGTTGTCGCGGCTGGAAATATTCTTATCGTCACAGGAATGGAGCCTGAGCTTGATCTTTATCAGGTGGCATCGGTCGACCTACTGGTCTTTCTATTCGTGTCGGTCATCTGGAATTTCGGGCTCCTTGTATCGGCAGTCGAGCGCGAACGTGTAGAGTTGGATCGCCTTGCAAATGAAGACGAACTGACAGGCATAGCCAACCGCAGACAATTCGTAAAACACCTTCAGAAGGCTTGTGATGGAGCTTCTGGCGGGGAGCGCTTTAGCGTGCTTCTGTTTGATTTAGATAGGTTTAAGCATATCAACGACAAATATGGTCATGCAGCAGGCGACGCGGCGTTGAAGCACGTGGCAGGCGTGATAACAAAACAGCTGCGACGGGGTGACGTAATTGCGCGCATTGGAGGTGATGAATTTGGGCTGGTTCTGATAGGTGCGTCTGCGGCCTCGGCAGCGACTATTGCCAGTCAGATCATCAATGCGATCAGAGCAAAACCCCTTTATTGGCAAGCTCTGCAACTTCCTTTAACCGTTAGTATAGGGATTGTTTCGCCCTATGGACCTGGCATCGATCCTGAAGTGCTGCTGGATAATGCAGACCGGGCGCTCTACGAAACAAAAAGGCGGGGCCGGAACGGGTATAGCATTTTTGAAACCGATCCAGTCCGCGTCTCAAATGTTATTCGACTTACCGACTTTCCATCTTCCGGATCGCCAAGGCCGTAA
- a CDS encoding ArsR/SmtB family transcription factor, with translation MYSNSSKARLLSNLSNAVRIELLSAILKREMSVGELCSKMQMSQSAVSQHLAKLRSDGLVNTRRDAQTIYYSCANPGVQRVLNLLDEIFSPEFSAENTYVFKSADKAS, from the coding sequence ATGTATTCAAATTCTTCAAAAGCACGATTGCTGTCTAACCTTTCGAACGCCGTACGAATTGAACTGCTTTCTGCCATTTTAAAAAGAGAAATGTCCGTCGGCGAACTTTGCTCAAAGATGCAGATGAGCCAGTCGGCTGTGTCCCAGCATCTGGCGAAACTTCGGTCTGATGGCTTGGTAAACACACGTCGGGACGCGCAAACCATTTACTACAGTTGCGCCAACCCTGGTGTGCAACGTGTCCTGAATTTGCTCGACGAAATTTTCAGTCCAGAATTTTCCGCTGAAAATACATACGTGTTTAAAAGTGCCGATAAAGCAAGCTGA
- a CDS encoding sensor histidine kinase, translated as MPFSDPLHPLWKPENLRRAIHAAGVALWSWNVTNDRFAMDEQAFKLWGLVKNGEVKFEDLSAHVHPADRDRVRAAFTATRGIVGPYEIDFRIMVGNEIRWISARGLGDDAALHNGQMFGVFLDVTGRKQAEEGNELLAGEMSHRVKNLLAIAMGLTNITSLSSNTVKEMAKELTARLAALGRAHDLVRPLPGAQGHAALLGDLLSVLLAPYEDMGAFKGRIRVAVPRMGVDEAAATALSLVFHELATNSMKYGALSKDTGILDLSGATEDGEVTLTWTERGGPAVDAPISEGGYGSKLLNRIVSGQLGGTIEYDWSEKGVVIVLKLSGEKLAK; from the coding sequence ATGCCGTTTAGCGACCCTCTTCATCCATTGTGGAAACCTGAAAACCTCCGTCGCGCCATTCATGCTGCGGGCGTGGCACTGTGGTCGTGGAACGTTACGAACGATCGTTTCGCCATGGACGAGCAGGCATTCAAGCTCTGGGGTCTGGTGAAAAACGGCGAAGTGAAATTCGAAGACTTGTCTGCCCATGTTCATCCAGCCGATCGCGACCGTGTGCGCGCCGCGTTCACGGCTACGAGGGGAATTGTCGGACCCTATGAGATTGACTTCAGAATCATGGTCGGCAATGAAATACGCTGGATATCGGCGCGCGGATTGGGTGATGATGCCGCTCTACACAATGGACAGATGTTTGGCGTATTCCTCGACGTGACTGGTCGGAAACAGGCCGAGGAGGGCAATGAATTGCTCGCCGGGGAAATGAGCCACCGAGTGAAAAACCTTCTGGCGATCGCTATGGGCCTCACCAACATCACGTCACTGTCGTCCAACACCGTCAAAGAAATGGCAAAAGAGTTGACTGCGCGGCTGGCAGCTCTTGGCAGGGCACATGACCTAGTGCGGCCACTTCCGGGCGCGCAAGGGCACGCCGCGCTGTTGGGAGATCTCCTGTCGGTGCTTCTTGCGCCGTACGAGGATATGGGAGCATTCAAAGGGCGCATACGGGTTGCCGTACCGCGCATGGGAGTTGACGAAGCAGCAGCGACAGCCTTGTCACTTGTGTTTCATGAACTGGCGACAAATTCGATGAAGTATGGTGCTTTGTCCAAGGATACTGGCATTTTGGACCTGTCGGGTGCTACAGAGGATGGCGAAGTGACATTGACGTGGACAGAGCGAGGCGGACCGGCGGTGGATGCGCCGATAAGCGAAGGGGGGTACGGAAGTAAACTCCTCAACCGTATTGTATCCGGTCAACTCGGTGGGACGATCGAATACGATTGGTCTGAAAAAGGGGTTGTTATCGTTCTAAAACTGAGTGGCGAAAAGCTCGCCAAATAA